The following are encoded together in the Deltaproteobacteria bacterium CG11_big_fil_rev_8_21_14_0_20_42_23 genome:
- the smc gene encoding chromosome segregation protein SMC — translation MRLKSLEMVGFKSFADRTIIHFEPGVTGVVGPNGCGKCVHGDTKVTLSTGERVPIRALVDEALKNAKSIQKMDDGEYTLENSEKLHVFSLDPKTLKVTTKPILSFVRRTSPDTLLKIKTRAGKEIVATEYHPLFVHHQGEAKAVRVDELKPGVHIATPRSLPAQSTLTHFAAIADCGSEEMQVVDEMQLVASKRTHPLQIKTELIPEWGRFLGYIISEGQNSSWSDQVRFVNADAAVIEDFSAVSETLFGKRPTVKNYKEGASDCLLFSSILCDLLERSFGIIRGAHSSQKKIPDLLFTAPDEVAWAFLSALIEGDGCIRIDRSHSEKPKAYLEYASASKTLAEDVASLFLRFGIRSLIRAKQKKASNGTGEKKEYFSVYVYGREHLLSLYEHLTLVSKKAAQLREACLVAKFSTSSLDVLPNTTELFENLWNQNNVSLAKQHPLRGRIESYRSHRCNPSRSGILEAVQYLRDNASHWSDESELEANKLEALACSDVYWDEITSVETLPGEEWVYDLCVDETHNFVANNIVVHNSNIVDAIRWVMGEQSAKHLRGGAMEDVIFSGSDSRNPMGMSQVFLTFDNSDGKAPAEYASYTEIQVGRRLYRSGESEYYINKTPCRLRDIIDLFLGTGIGTKAYSIVEQGMIGQVVSSKPEERRRFIEEAAGISKFKARKEAALRKMEATKGNLSRLSDVVGELSRQLNSLNRQAKKAEKFTLLNDELKTRELNLAATRYQQENTQLQDLTRNNENYNQEEVSSASALSVQETQIEEKRLQLSELEAEIDQVQQELYQQRNIAQLNEAGISHKTRERDQIARRKVVLQQELEEMAVRLTEISERLETLGTEQQEADSKLTDRETAVDEFKKEVEVLKQKRQEVQSTLESLRNSIFEASTELRQCTSSIEHCEKRASDLQERIVSHQEELDGLDAKREELELEIERDADDVKKAQDEKQKLEGAQQDLALSAEQKERELLSQEEKVIDLRSRLQEKKSRHESLVELRKNFEGYESGVRAVLQKSQDASLDGVLGTVADIIDTDPEYEQAVGAVLGEKLQYVVVKSQSQGVQALDYLKAESVGRSTFVPVSLKVQEASSFVSSNDGIVGPLIQHVRFSDDHKRIGQYLFSDVLLAEDLQKAIGHWESSDKPYTYVTRDGDVLDESGFISGGAKNTSTDIILAQQKKIERLEADLATLDREYTEAKNIYDANKSALQAVKLELEEKKKLFHEADLKLVKLERDFEEASSERERYENQRERLTLDVAVLGEERSKYIQEKTAAETLRQEKENQKEESELELQQTEAGLGGFLQVLQEKEEKLINLKVALGQAQERKSSLDREIEQLTSLQQETISGTEKRKQELEEGEETSQTLALEIEHLREEMESALTAIAEHEQTQTSLQETYQESASQVKQLELNLRELRKKHEDALKASHELEIRLTEQKARIQYLVDSIRERYRLELSEIVNEYASNAEDYNVEEEHAAVEDLKEKLEKIGPVNVDAVAEYDEVNERYTFLLQQSEDLENSLEALSKAIQKINRTSKKRFKETFEAVNQQFQVLFPKLFRGGRAKIMLTDEENVLESGVDIIAQPPGKKLQSVSLLSGGEKALTATALIFAIFLIKPSPFCLLDEVDAPLDDANIDRFNDMIRSMIHRSQFILITHNKRTMQMADTLYGVTMEEPGSSKLVSVKLNLEEGDLKEARKGTQQEEREVSESVA, via the coding sequence ATGAGGCTTAAATCACTTGAAATGGTAGGTTTCAAGTCCTTTGCAGATCGAACCATTATTCACTTCGAACCAGGCGTCACCGGTGTTGTCGGCCCAAATGGTTGTGGAAAGTGCGTGCATGGTGATACCAAAGTAACCCTTTCCACCGGAGAGCGCGTACCTATTAGAGCACTTGTTGATGAAGCTTTAAAAAACGCAAAAAGCATTCAAAAAATGGATGACGGTGAATATACCTTAGAAAACAGTGAGAAACTTCATGTGTTTTCACTTGATCCCAAAACCCTAAAGGTAACGACAAAACCAATTCTTTCATTTGTGCGAAGAACTTCTCCCGATACACTTCTCAAAATCAAAACTCGTGCTGGAAAAGAAATTGTAGCAACAGAATATCATCCTCTTTTTGTTCATCATCAAGGCGAAGCAAAAGCTGTTCGTGTTGATGAGTTAAAACCTGGCGTGCACATTGCCACTCCAAGATCACTCCCCGCACAGTCAACTCTGACACACTTTGCAGCCATAGCAGATTGTGGAAGCGAAGAAATGCAAGTAGTTGATGAAATGCAACTTGTGGCTTCAAAAAGAACACATCCTCTTCAGATTAAAACAGAACTCATTCCAGAGTGGGGAAGATTTTTAGGATACATTATTTCAGAAGGTCAAAACAGTTCATGGTCAGATCAGGTTCGTTTTGTAAATGCTGACGCAGCAGTTATTGAAGATTTTTCCGCTGTTTCAGAAACCCTTTTTGGAAAAAGGCCAACGGTTAAAAACTATAAAGAAGGTGCTTCCGATTGCCTTCTGTTTTCTTCCATTTTATGCGATTTGCTCGAGCGAAGTTTTGGAATAATAAGAGGCGCACATTCTTCTCAAAAGAAAATTCCAGACCTTCTTTTTACAGCTCCAGATGAAGTAGCTTGGGCATTTCTTTCTGCGCTCATCGAGGGCGATGGCTGTATTCGTATTGATCGTTCACATTCAGAAAAACCAAAAGCTTATCTAGAATATGCAAGCGCCAGCAAAACCTTGGCAGAAGATGTTGCTAGCCTCTTCCTCCGTTTTGGCATTAGATCACTTATTCGCGCAAAACAAAAAAAGGCGAGTAATGGAACTGGAGAGAAAAAGGAATATTTTTCAGTTTATGTGTATGGAAGAGAACATTTACTTTCTCTTTATGAACATCTCACGCTTGTCAGCAAAAAGGCTGCTCAATTGCGTGAAGCTTGTCTTGTTGCGAAATTTTCGACGTCTTCGCTTGACGTGCTTCCAAACACCACAGAACTTTTTGAAAACTTATGGAATCAAAATAATGTTTCTCTTGCAAAACAACATCCTTTGCGTGGCCGTATAGAATCGTATCGTTCGCATCGCTGCAACCCTTCTCGCAGCGGCATTTTAGAGGCGGTGCAGTATCTTAGAGACAATGCTTCACACTGGAGTGATGAAAGTGAGCTTGAAGCAAATAAACTTGAAGCCTTAGCTTGTTCAGATGTGTATTGGGATGAAATTACTTCGGTTGAAACCCTTCCAGGTGAAGAGTGGGTTTACGATTTATGTGTAGATGAAACGCACAACTTTGTTGCGAATAATATTGTTGTTCACAATAGTAACATCGTCGACGCCATCCGCTGGGTGATGGGTGAGCAGTCTGCAAAGCATCTTCGTGGCGGCGCTATGGAAGATGTTATTTTCAGTGGATCCGATAGCCGCAATCCCATGGGCATGTCTCAAGTGTTTCTTACTTTTGACAACTCCGATGGAAAAGCTCCTGCTGAATATGCCAGCTATACCGAAATTCAAGTGGGAAGAAGGCTCTACCGTTCTGGTGAGAGTGAATACTACATCAACAAAACACCGTGTCGTTTGCGCGATATCATCGACCTTTTCTTGGGAACGGGCATTGGAACAAAAGCTTATTCCATCGTAGAGCAGGGGATGATCGGCCAAGTGGTTTCTTCCAAGCCAGAGGAAAGACGCAGATTCATTGAAGAAGCGGCCGGTATCTCAAAATTTAAAGCACGAAAAGAAGCAGCGCTTCGAAAAATGGAAGCCACAAAAGGAAACTTAAGCCGTCTTTCTGATGTGGTGGGCGAACTTTCGCGTCAGTTAAATTCCTTAAATCGTCAGGCAAAAAAGGCTGAAAAATTTACACTTTTAAACGACGAACTCAAAACTCGAGAGCTCAACCTTGCCGCAACGCGATATCAACAAGAAAACACTCAACTTCAAGATCTCACACGCAATAACGAAAATTATAATCAGGAAGAAGTTTCATCTGCGTCAGCTCTTTCGGTGCAAGAAACTCAAATTGAAGAAAAACGACTTCAGCTTTCTGAGCTTGAAGCTGAAATTGATCAGGTGCAACAAGAGCTCTATCAACAGCGAAACATAGCCCAGCTTAACGAAGCGGGCATTAGCCACAAAACAAGAGAACGCGATCAAATTGCCAGAAGAAAAGTGGTGCTTCAACAAGAGCTGGAAGAAATGGCAGTTCGTCTCACCGAAATTTCTGAACGTCTGGAAACGCTTGGTACAGAACAGCAAGAAGCCGATAGCAAACTCACCGACCGCGAAACCGCAGTAGACGAATTTAAAAAAGAAGTCGAAGTGCTTAAGCAGAAAAGACAGGAAGTGCAGTCTACACTTGAGTCTCTGAGAAATAGCATTTTTGAGGCGTCTACAGAATTGAGGCAGTGCACGTCTTCCATCGAACACTGTGAAAAAAGAGCAAGTGACCTTCAAGAACGAATTGTGTCACATCAAGAAGAGTTGGATGGGCTAGATGCAAAACGCGAAGAGCTGGAGTTGGAAATAGAGCGCGATGCCGATGATGTGAAAAAAGCTCAAGATGAAAAACAAAAGCTTGAGGGTGCACAACAAGACTTAGCACTTTCTGCTGAACAAAAAGAACGAGAGCTTCTCAGCCAAGAAGAAAAAGTTATTGATCTTCGCTCTCGCCTTCAAGAAAAAAAATCACGACACGAATCATTAGTAGAGCTTCGCAAAAATTTTGAAGGCTACGAATCTGGTGTGCGTGCAGTGTTGCAAAAATCGCAAGACGCAAGTCTTGATGGTGTGCTGGGAACCGTTGCCGATATCATTGATACCGATCCTGAATACGAGCAAGCCGTTGGAGCGGTTTTGGGCGAAAAGCTGCAATATGTTGTGGTGAAATCTCAATCGCAAGGCGTGCAAGCACTTGATTACCTCAAGGCGGAATCTGTTGGGAGAAGTACTTTTGTGCCCGTTAGCTTAAAAGTGCAGGAAGCTTCCTCTTTTGTTTCTTCCAATGATGGTATTGTGGGGCCGCTTATTCAGCACGTGCGTTTTAGCGATGATCACAAACGCATTGGGCAATATTTATTTAGCGATGTGCTGCTTGCCGAAGACTTGCAAAAAGCGATTGGCCATTGGGAGAGCTCTGACAAACCTTATACCTATGTTACTCGTGATGGCGATGTGCTTGATGAGTCTGGCTTTATTAGTGGTGGTGCAAAAAACACTTCAACCGATATCATTTTAGCTCAGCAAAAAAAGATTGAGCGACTTGAAGCTGATTTGGCTACCTTAGATCGTGAATATACTGAAGCTAAAAATATTTACGATGCAAACAAGTCTGCACTTCAAGCAGTAAAACTAGAACTAGAAGAAAAGAAAAAACTTTTTCATGAAGCTGATCTAAAACTTGTAAAACTAGAACGCGATTTTGAAGAAGCTTCATCCGAACGTGAACGCTACGAAAACCAACGTGAACGGCTAACCCTTGATGTTGCTGTTCTTGGTGAGGAACGTTCAAAATACATTCAAGAAAAAACAGCGGCCGAAACATTGCGCCAAGAAAAAGAAAATCAAAAAGAAGAAAGTGAACTTGAGCTGCAACAAACCGAAGCTGGTTTAGGTGGCTTTTTGCAGGTGCTTCAAGAAAAAGAAGAAAAACTCATCAACCTCAAAGTAGCTTTGGGTCAAGCTCAAGAAAGAAAAAGTTCTCTTGATCGCGAAATTGAACAGCTTACTTCATTGCAGCAAGAAACCATTTCTGGAACTGAAAAAAGAAAGCAAGAACTTGAAGAAGGTGAAGAAACAAGCCAAACCTTGGCGTTAGAAATTGAACATCTTCGCGAAGAAATGGAATCTGCGCTCACGGCTATTGCCGAGCATGAGCAAACGCAAACAAGCCTTCAAGAAACATATCAAGAAAGCGCCTCTCAGGTAAAGCAGCTAGAGCTCAATTTGCGGGAGTTGCGTAAAAAACATGAAGATGCGCTAAAGGCTTCGCACGAGCTTGAAATTAGACTCACCGAACAAAAAGCTCGTATTCAGTATTTGGTAGATAGCATTCGAGAGCGTTATCGTTTGGAGCTTTCAGAAATTGTAAACGAATATGCTTCAAATGCTGAAGACTACAACGTTGAAGAAGAACATGCTGCGGTTGAAGACCTTAAAGAAAAGCTGGAAAAAATTGGTCCGGTCAACGTTGATGCGGTTGCGGAATACGATGAGGTAAATGAGCGTTACACCTTCTTGCTGCAACAAAGCGAAGATTTGGAAAATTCTTTGGAAGCCTTGTCAAAAGCCATCCAAAAAATTAATCGCACCAGCAAAAAACGATTTAAAGAAACCTTCGAAGCAGTGAACCAACAGTTTCAAGTTCTTTTCCCCAAATTATTCAGAGGGGGAAGAGCAAAGATTATGCTCACGGACGAAGAAAATGTGCTTGAATCTGGAGTGGATATTATTGCGCAGCCTCCCGGCAAAAAGTTGCAATCAGTGTCTTTGCTGTCGGGTGGAGAAAAAGCGCTCACAGCAACTGCGCTCATTTTTGCCATTTTCTTGATTAAGCCATCTCCTTTCTGTTTGCTCGATGAGGTTGATGCTCCACTTGATGATGCCAACATTGACCGCTTCAATGATATGATTCGAAGTATGATTCATCGTTCGCAGTTCATTCTCATTACGCACAACAAAAGAACGATGCAGATGGCGGACACTCTTTATGGAGTTACCATGGAGGAGCCCGGATCATCTAAATTGGTATCGGTAAAACTCAACCTTGAAGAGGGTGATTTGAAAGAAGCGCGAAAGGGAACGCAACAAGAAGAACGCGAAGTTTCTGAATCGGTCGCTTAA
- a CDS encoding phage antirepressor protein has protein sequence MEENKVASKRGGSIAKKAKRELEAKTGKKVVTSGNYLAPAKKEK, from the coding sequence TTGGAGGAAAATAAAGTTGCCAGTAAAAGAGGGGGAAGTATTGCAAAAAAGGCGAAGCGAGAGCTAGAAGCTAAAACAGGCAAGAAGGTCGTCACATCAGGAAATTACTTAGCACCCGCGAAAAAGGAGAAGTGA